The genomic window AATCTGGGCTCCAGTAGGATCTGTGGCGAAGAACATACGCCCGGACCCGTTTGGAACGGAGTCAGGAGGGAAAAGGAGGGCACCGCCGGCAGCTTCCACCCTCTGCGCGGCCTCGTCAGCCGAGTCAACCGCAAGATAGTTGGCCCAGTAGGACGGCATCCCTTCCGGGGCATCCGGCATCTGCTGCATCATTCCGGCAACGTATCGGCCCTTGAGTTTGGCCATGTAATACGTCATGCCGTTCCCGGCATCCATGGCGTCCAGCTCCCATCCGAAGAGGTCGCTGTAGAACCTGGTGGAAACGTCAATGTCGGTGGAAGAAAGGTCCACCCAACACGGCGTCCCCTGCGTGTAGCTGTCGACCTCCGGCATGGCGTTCCTTTCAATGCACTCGAAACTCCAGCCTACGCAAAAAAGGGCCCTCAGGGTACGCCAATGACTGGCGTGCCCTGAGGCCCTTTTTTCAAAAGATTTCCGGCATCCTGAAATGCGCGATGACCTTGAAAGTACGACGGCGGTCCGCAACTCAGCGCCTACGGCACCTGTTGGTTGCGACAGCTATCCGATCCGGCGGGTGTCAACCTCGTCGTCATCATCTTCCGCGTACTTGTCCTCATAAGCCGAATAGTCCGGCTCAGGGGGATCGTCGGGGAAGTGGCTCTTGACACGACTGGACGGACCCGTGAGCTCCCGCTCAAGTGCCGAATAGTCAGTGTTCGGGGAGTAGTACTTAATATCCCGAGCCTGCTTGGTAGCTTTTGCCTTTTGACGGCCGCGCCCCATGGCGTGACCCCCTTTTGTACTTGGACCGGAGGTGGTCACCTTGGCTATCGGTGAGGCCCCGGAATGTTTGGTCAATTTGTCGTATGTCTAGATTACATGCTTTCAGGGGTGCCTGCGCGCCACCACAGCCCCCATCCGGACCAGCCTTGGCCAAAAGCACGGCCAAACACCTCCCTGGGGGCCAAAAATTGGGTAGAGTCTGCCTCAATGCGGCGTCACAGCAGGAAGGGCACACCCAGGAAATGAGCCAGGACAACACCCCGCCACGCGAGGGCTCCCCACGCGATAAGGACAAGGATGGGGTGCCTCCCGCGCCCAAAACCGAACCCGCCGGCGCTGATACGCCGGCATCCGGGACGGGCGGGCAAACGGACGGGGCATCAGGCAGCCAGCAGCCCGAGCAACCGACCGCGACCGGCCCCGACAAGCAACCTTCGCCCGAGCCTGGGCAACAGCCCGTCTGGGGACAGCAGCCTGGAACGGTTGCGGGACAAGCTGTTGCGGGACAAGCTGTTGCGGGACAAGCTGTTGCGGGACAACCTGTTGGGGGACAAGCTGTTGCGGGACAGGCTACTGGCCGGCCGGATCCGGAACAGTCCGCCGCGTCCCCGGCCCAGCAACCGCCCTCCCCTGACACGCAAACCACGCCGGCCCCCTGGGCATCCCCGTCAGGGCTTCAGCCGGATCCCGCACCGGAGCTCGATCCCGACTTCGTTCCAGATCCTACCTCCCAGCCAGACCCGACGATGCCACCGTCTGACGGACAAGCCCCTAAGTACGCCAGCGCCTATCCGGGCCAGCAGCCGTATCCGGGCCAGCAGCCGTATCCGGGCCAAGAGCCACAGCCCGAACCGCACGGGGATCCGGTAAAGCGGCAGCGTTTGGTCATTGGCGGAATTGTGGTGGGTGTTCTCGTCCTCATAGGCGTGGTGATTTGGGTGCTGCTGAACCTGCTGGGAACCCGTCCCGAAGCCGCTGTCACCACCCCAAGCGCCACCGCTACCCCGGGGCCGCTTCCCCGTGACGCCAATTCCAAGGACTTCCAGGTGGGCGACTGCTTCGCCGACTTTGATCCCAACGCAAGCGAAGCACGCGCGGTAGCCTGCGACACCGAGCACTCTGCCCAGCTCATTGGAGTCCACGTGTACCCGGGCGAGGATTCCTTCCCCGGAACCAATGCTCTGCGTGACAAGGGCCGCGAGGTGTGCAAGGCCTCGGTGGCAAAGCTCAACGATGCGGCCGGAAACTACGTCCTGCTGCAGCAGAATGTGTACCCGAGTACCACCAGTTGGGATCGGGGCGACCGTCGGGTCGATTGCTTCATTGTGGTGGACTCAGGCAACACCATCAAAGAAGACCTCCTGCAGAAGTAGCCCGCCGGCTGCACTTGCATCCGGCGGGCTGCTCCTTGTTGGTCCCGCACCACGTGCGGGAAGAACACTGTGGCGGTTACTTCCTGCGGACCGTGAGTCCCGCACCCGCCGGCATGCCGCCGTCGGGACCTGCCAGCGCTTCGAGCCCCTCAATGGTGAGTTCGTCGAGATCAGCTGCGGTGTCCACCAGCACGGTATCTCCGTCGCTGATTTCACCGGCAAGGATCTCCTTGGCCAGGCGGTCACCGATCTCGCGCTGCACCAGGCGGCGAAGAGGCCGGGCGCCGTACGCGGGATCGAATCCGGACATAGCCAACCATGCCCTGGCTCCGTCCGAAACCTCGAGGCTCAAGCGGCGATCACGGAGCCGGTTGCTCAGCTCGGCAACGTGCAGTTCCACGATCCTGGCCAGCTCTTCCACATTCAGGGGATCGAACAGCACGATCTCATCCAGGCGGTTCAAGAATTCCGGCTTGAACGATGCCTGCACCACTGCCATGACTGCATCACGCTTTGCCTTGGCATCCATGCCCGGGTCCACCAGGAACTGGCTTCCGGAGTTGGACGTGAGCACCAAAAT from Arthrobacter sp. StoSoilB20 includes these protein-coding regions:
- a CDS encoding DUF3073 domain-containing protein — translated: MGRGRQKAKATKQARDIKYYSPNTDYSALERELTGPSSRVKSHFPDDPPEPDYSAYEDKYAEDDDDEVDTRRIG
- a CDS encoding septum formation family protein; the encoded protein is MPPSDGQAPKYASAYPGQQPYPGQQPYPGQEPQPEPHGDPVKRQRLVIGGIVVGVLVLIGVVIWVLLNLLGTRPEAAVTTPSATATPGPLPRDANSKDFQVGDCFADFDPNASEARAVACDTEHSAQLIGVHVYPGEDSFPGTNALRDKGREVCKASVAKLNDAAGNYVLLQQNVYPSTTSWDRGDRRVDCFIVVDSGNTIKEDLLQK